A genomic segment from Propionibacteriaceae bacterium ZF39 encodes:
- a CDS encoding sugar phosphate nucleotidyltransferase, whose product MTRLDRVLGIVQAGGKGSRLDVLTRERAKPVLPFGGEFQLIDFALSSLTHSKIPDVWVDVAYQASTLQRHLAGGRPWDLDRTDGGFRLLAPENGDEPVRNGFAEGNADALLKIWRQIEQQRPELVVVLSADHVFRLDLRDVIDLHRDRGAECTVVTADVSSEEAAQNAVLTVTDGRVTHLDYKPESTTATTVCTEITVYDAQLLGEALASLHSTLQEESDDAEDSGLGDFGEHLLPWFVDRGKAYAFPITSYWRDVGRPEAYLGAHRDLLAGRIDVFDDPEHPVRTRHANRVAARFADGCVVADSHVSGGAVVRGTVRRSVLGPGVVVGTGAVVEDSVIMADTVIEANASVITAIVDERCVIGRGARVGAQPKGTRPRPDDLCLIGTESRVTGTLPPGSRLEPGTTA is encoded by the coding sequence ATGACTCGACTCGACCGCGTACTCGGCATCGTGCAGGCGGGCGGGAAAGGCTCACGCCTCGACGTCCTCACCCGGGAGCGCGCCAAACCGGTCCTGCCGTTCGGGGGCGAATTCCAGTTGATCGATTTCGCCCTGTCGTCGCTGACCCACAGCAAGATTCCGGACGTCTGGGTCGACGTGGCCTATCAGGCCAGCACCCTCCAACGACACCTGGCCGGCGGCCGGCCCTGGGATCTGGATCGCACCGACGGAGGTTTTCGCCTGCTGGCCCCCGAGAACGGCGACGAGCCGGTGCGCAACGGGTTCGCCGAGGGCAACGCCGATGCCCTGCTGAAGATCTGGCGCCAGATCGAGCAACAGCGACCGGAACTCGTGGTCGTCCTGTCCGCCGACCACGTCTTCCGGCTCGATCTTCGCGATGTCATCGACCTCCATCGCGACCGGGGCGCCGAATGCACCGTCGTCACCGCCGACGTATCCAGCGAGGAGGCCGCCCAGAACGCTGTCCTGACGGTGACGGACGGCCGGGTGACCCACCTGGACTACAAGCCCGAATCGACCACCGCCACCACGGTCTGCACCGAGATCACGGTCTATGACGCCCAGCTCCTGGGCGAAGCGCTGGCCAGTCTTCATTCGACCCTGCAGGAGGAGTCGGATGACGCCGAGGACTCCGGGCTCGGCGACTTCGGGGAGCACCTGCTGCCGTGGTTCGTGGACCGCGGGAAGGCGTACGCCTTTCCCATCACCTCCTATTGGCGCGATGTCGGCCGGCCGGAGGCCTATCTCGGAGCGCATCGCGACCTGCTCGCCGGCCGGATCGACGTCTTCGACGACCCGGAGCATCCGGTCCGTACGCGCCACGCCAACCGGGTCGCGGCCCGCTTCGCCGACGGGTGCGTGGTCGCGGATTCGCACGTGAGCGGGGGCGCGGTGGTGCGCGGGACGGTACGCCGCAGCGTCCTGGGACCCGGCGTCGTCGTGGGCACGGGCGCCGTGGTCGAGGACAGCGTGATCATGGCCGACACGGTGATCGAGGCGAACGCCTCCGTGATCACGGCGATCGTCGACGAACGCTGCGTCATCGGCCGGGGTGCCCGCGTCGGTGCCCAGCCGAAGGGCACCCGCCCCCGCCCGGACGACCTGTGCCTCATCGGCACGGAATCCCGCGTGACCGGCACCCTGCCTCCGGGCAGCCGGCTCGAACCGGGCACGACCGCCTGA
- a CDS encoding deoxyribonuclease IV has translation MVAIGAHVDQTDPVAEAVARGANVAQFFLGDPQGWKGPEVAYAGGAAALKAAAEEAGVALYVHAPYVLNVASLNNRVRIPSRKQLQAQLHAAAEIGAAGVIVHGGHVTAKDDPEKGFDNWRKCIDGLEMPVPLLIENTAGGDNAMARQLDRIGRLWEAVHDAEGGDTVGFCLDTCHAHAGGNELAGLVEKIKGLTGRIDLLHVNDSRDAFNSGADRHANLGTGNCDPEGLVEVVATADAPIMLETPGGVSEHVADMRWLLERL, from the coding sequence ATGGTCGCCATCGGCGCACACGTGGACCAGACCGACCCGGTAGCGGAGGCGGTGGCACGCGGGGCGAATGTCGCGCAGTTCTTCCTCGGCGATCCGCAGGGCTGGAAGGGTCCGGAGGTGGCGTACGCAGGCGGCGCGGCCGCGCTGAAGGCCGCGGCCGAGGAAGCAGGGGTCGCGCTCTATGTGCATGCGCCCTATGTCCTCAATGTGGCGTCCCTCAACAATCGCGTACGCATCCCCAGCCGCAAGCAACTCCAGGCCCAGCTCCACGCGGCGGCGGAGATCGGCGCTGCCGGCGTGATCGTGCATGGCGGTCACGTGACGGCCAAGGACGATCCCGAGAAGGGGTTCGACAACTGGCGCAAATGCATCGACGGACTCGAGATGCCCGTCCCTCTCCTGATCGAGAACACCGCGGGCGGCGACAATGCGATGGCGCGGCAGCTGGATCGCATCGGCCGACTCTGGGAGGCCGTGCACGACGCCGAGGGCGGCGACACGGTCGGGTTCTGTCTCGACACCTGTCATGCCCATGCCGGCGGCAACGAACTCGCCGGCCTGGTCGAGAAGATCAAGGGCCTGACCGGCCGCATCGACCTGCTGCACGTCAATGATTCGCGCGATGCGTTCAACTCCGGCGCCGATCGGCACGCCAATCTCGGCACTGGCAACTGTGACCCCGAGGGCCTCGTCGAGGTCGTGGCCACCGCCGACGCGCCCATCATGCTGGAGACCCCCGGAGGCGTGTCCGAACATGTGGCCGACATGCGCTGGCTGCTCGAGCGGCTCTGA
- a CDS encoding SDR family oxidoreductase, with amino-acid sequence MPTALITGGTAGIGAEFARQLADRGYDLVLVARDEARLQEYADELRDATAVDVEILAADLADREQTLRVAARLEDADRPIHMLVNNAGFGLRSTLLESDTSIDERALDVMCRAVLILAGAAARAMKERGRGTIINVSSTAGFMAMGHYSAVKAWVTAYTESLATQLKGTGVTVTALCPGWVKTEFHERANINAASIPDFAWIDKTLLVRQAITDAEKGRVISIPSIGWKVAMGAARILPRPVIRLISGKLTSKRH; translated from the coding sequence ATGCCCACAGCATTGATCACCGGCGGCACAGCAGGCATCGGCGCGGAGTTCGCCCGTCAGCTGGCTGACCGCGGCTACGACCTTGTTCTGGTCGCGCGCGATGAGGCGCGGCTGCAGGAGTACGCGGACGAACTGCGCGACGCAACGGCCGTCGACGTCGAGATCCTGGCCGCCGACCTGGCCGACCGCGAACAGACCCTGCGGGTCGCGGCGCGGCTGGAGGATGCCGACCGGCCGATCCACATGCTGGTGAACAACGCCGGGTTCGGGCTGCGGTCGACGCTGCTGGAGTCGGACACCTCGATCGACGAGCGGGCCCTCGACGTGATGTGCCGGGCCGTGCTCATCCTGGCCGGGGCAGCGGCTCGAGCGATGAAGGAGCGCGGGCGCGGCACGATCATCAACGTGTCCTCCACCGCCGGTTTCATGGCCATGGGCCACTATTCGGCGGTCAAGGCATGGGTGACGGCGTACACCGAATCCCTCGCGACCCAGCTCAAAGGCACCGGCGTCACCGTGACCGCCCTCTGCCCGGGCTGGGTGAAGACCGAGTTCCACGAGCGCGCGAATATCAATGCCGCCTCGATCCCGGACTTCGCGTGGATCGACAAGACCCTGCTCGTGCGTCAGGCGATCACCGACGCCGAGAAGGGCCGCGTGATCTCGATTCCCAGCATCGGCTGGAAGGTCGCGATGGGCGCAGCGCGCATCCTGCCGCGGCCCGTGATCCGGCTGATTTCGGGCAAGTTGACCTCGAAACGCCACTGA
- a CDS encoding lysophospholipid acyltransferase family protein, with protein MSERGRYKSRTHRAARFVAQQLMLKPTLWGLLDIKVHGKQLIRHLEPPYIVVSNHSSHLDCPLIIGALPRRLSRKLATGAAADYFFGNAVKSTTTGLFFNTFPVERGKGLRGKGSKHRGLAGHLLNDGIPLLIFPEGTRSRTGAMGSFGPGTAALCISRNVPCLPVAIVGASLAMPTGRSLPKKGRPKVHVVFGEPMWPKPGETAHEFSDRIAAVIRTMHDERAEKAKLPLMSDYERAALEAKAAQKTEDESAATNEKEPEQ; from the coding sequence GTGAGTGAACGAGGGCGATACAAGTCGAGGACCCACCGCGCGGCCCGCTTCGTCGCCCAACAGCTGATGCTGAAGCCGACATTGTGGGGTCTGCTCGACATCAAGGTCCACGGCAAACAGCTGATCCGCCACCTGGAGCCGCCCTACATCGTCGTCTCCAACCATTCGAGCCATCTCGACTGCCCGCTGATCATCGGCGCCCTGCCCCGGCGCCTCTCGCGCAAGCTCGCGACCGGCGCGGCCGCCGACTATTTCTTCGGCAACGCCGTCAAGAGCACGACCACCGGGCTCTTCTTCAACACGTTCCCGGTCGAGCGCGGCAAGGGCCTGCGCGGCAAGGGATCCAAACACCGGGGTCTCGCGGGCCACCTGCTCAACGATGGCATCCCGCTGCTGATCTTCCCCGAGGGCACCCGTTCCCGCACGGGAGCCATGGGGTCGTTCGGTCCCGGCACGGCGGCCCTGTGCATCTCGCGCAACGTCCCCTGCCTCCCGGTCGCGATCGTCGGCGCCAGCCTGGCGATGCCGACCGGCAGGTCGCTGCCCAAGAAGGGCCGGCCCAAGGTGCACGTGGTCTTCGGCGAGCCGATGTGGCCCAAACCCGGCGAAACCGCCCACGAATTCTCCGATCGCATCGCAGCGGTCATTCGCACGATGCACGATGAGCGCGCCGAGAAGGCGAAGCTGCCCCTGATGAGCGACTATGAACGAGCCGCTCTCGAAGCCAAGGCCGCACAGAAGACCGAGGACGAGTCGGCCGCCACGAACGAGAAGGAGCCCGAGCAGTGA
- a CDS encoding FAD-binding oxidoreductase, whose amino-acid sequence MTNGVKHMKWWGWGVEGIGFHHEDKPNFAPFVLDKVGLDLSHAPDKPPSFDEIEVPASRLSDELKSTLVDLLGEKFVVTEDLDRIVHTFGKSVRDLIRMRRNQLKRIPDAVLYPADEDQVRAIVDAIVAADAVLIPFGGGSNIVGSLEPRAWEDRIVVSVDLGRMNRVVEIDDEAGLARIQAGALGPALEEQLNRRGWTMGHFPDSFTHSTLGGWIATRSSGMQSDEYGDIADITRGVRVVQPGRTLVLRPLPSTSTGPSVREMILGSEGRLGIITEATVQVHRLPDERVILAYFFPDWPTGLKAMAAVSKSEAEVIVARCSDDRETAFSFSTQKKQKGVKKYVTEAVFKVLERRGWDLSKLCMSFIGFEGSKEHVKRNKELVKQIVQAHGGMVVGKGPGVLYDQKKFDTPYLRDFLLDRGAAADVSETSAPYSKLQGLYDNTIAAAENAMAEVDCRGYIMCHLSHNYHSGACLYFTFAIADMSDDVLAKYDHVKRAIQQSFIDNDGTLSHHHGVGREHAPWMSQDISPAGEQMIRDLIQAVDPGDNLNPGVIVHDGKPGITVMSADHVDERDTSA is encoded by the coding sequence GTGACGAACGGCGTCAAGCACATGAAGTGGTGGGGCTGGGGTGTCGAGGGCATCGGCTTCCACCACGAGGACAAGCCCAACTTCGCTCCGTTCGTGCTGGACAAGGTCGGTCTCGACCTCTCGCACGCCCCGGACAAGCCGCCGTCGTTCGACGAGATCGAGGTCCCCGCCTCCCGGCTGTCCGACGAGCTGAAGAGCACGCTGGTCGACCTGCTCGGCGAGAAGTTCGTGGTCACCGAGGACCTGGACCGCATCGTCCACACCTTCGGCAAGTCGGTGCGCGACCTGATTCGCATGCGCCGCAACCAGCTCAAGCGCATCCCCGATGCAGTGCTCTATCCCGCCGATGAGGACCAGGTGCGCGCGATCGTCGATGCGATCGTGGCCGCCGACGCGGTCCTGATCCCGTTCGGCGGTGGCTCCAACATCGTCGGCTCGCTCGAGCCGCGCGCCTGGGAGGACCGCATCGTCGTCTCCGTCGACCTCGGCCGGATGAACCGCGTCGTCGAGATCGACGACGAGGCCGGCCTCGCCCGCATCCAGGCGGGCGCCCTCGGCCCGGCCCTCGAAGAGCAGCTCAACCGACGCGGCTGGACGATGGGCCACTTCCCCGACTCGTTCACCCACTCCACCCTCGGCGGCTGGATCGCCACGCGTTCCTCCGGCATGCAGTCCGACGAATACGGCGACATCGCCGACATCACGCGCGGCGTCCGCGTCGTGCAGCCGGGGCGTACGCTCGTGCTCCGCCCGCTGCCGTCGACCTCCACCGGCCCGAGCGTCCGCGAGATGATCCTCGGCTCCGAGGGTCGCCTCGGCATCATCACCGAGGCCACGGTGCAGGTGCATCGCCTGCCCGATGAGCGCGTCATCCTGGCGTACTTCTTCCCCGACTGGCCCACCGGCCTCAAGGCCATGGCGGCCGTGTCGAAGTCGGAGGCCGAGGTCATCGTGGCCCGCTGCTCCGATGACCGCGAGACCGCGTTCTCGTTCTCGACGCAGAAGAAGCAGAAGGGCGTCAAGAAGTACGTCACCGAGGCCGTCTTCAAGGTCCTCGAGCGCCGGGGCTGGGATCTGTCGAAGCTCTGCATGTCGTTCATCGGCTTCGAGGGCTCCAAGGAGCATGTGAAGCGCAACAAGGAACTGGTGAAGCAGATCGTCCAGGCCCACGGCGGCATGGTGGTCGGCAAGGGGCCGGGCGTGCTCTATGACCAGAAGAAGTTCGACACGCCCTATCTGCGCGACTTCCTGCTCGACCGCGGCGCCGCTGCCGATGTGTCGGAGACCTCGGCTCCGTATTCGAAGCTGCAGGGTCTCTATGACAACACCATCGCCGCCGCTGAGAATGCGATGGCCGAGGTCGACTGCCGCGGCTACATCATGTGTCACCTGTCGCACAACTATCACTCGGGCGCCTGCCTCTATTTCACCTTCGCGATCGCTGACATGTCCGACGACGTGCTCGCGAAATATGACCACGTGAAGCGCGCGATCCAGCAGTCCTTCATCGACAACGACGGCACGCTGTCGCACCATCACGGTGTCGGCCGCGAACATGCCCCGTGGATGAGCCAGGACATCTCGCCCGCGGGCGAGCAGATGATCCGCGACCTGATCCAGGCCGTGGACCCGGGCGACAACCTGAACCCGGGCGTCATCGTCCACGACGGCAAGCCGGGCATCACCGTCATGTCGGCCGATCATGTCGACGAACGGGACACGTCCGCCTGA
- a CDS encoding SRPBCC family protein, which produces MGAQEVVVSRTIAAAPEAIWQVITDIGRAPDFFRSVSAVEVLGSGGYAPGFRWRETLTVFGRSETRELTVVEVDPNRRTVLESEAAGVRYRISCELTRSGDHYESAPRTLVVSRFVADQLATAPHILWRVLGSLGAKATEEVLAQDLADLASVVERADAEDMIVIHRLFNRELTAGPDLVTGVPGGDLHRAGIVADHLEIVLNTLVDHHHGEDLLIWPLLAARTTIPEDVHDRVSDQHDAIHDRVGRARDLLRRWREQADSGIRDELAGLITELADILRDHLEDEENRILPLVEQHLTHAEYLALVEHGHESLPKDKAALIVQLVLEGANKRERALVLERLPRSQQLMIRTVGARQYRRYVRRLREAG; this is translated from the coding sequence ATGGGTGCGCAGGAAGTGGTGGTGAGTCGGACGATCGCGGCTGCGCCCGAGGCAATCTGGCAGGTCATCACCGACATCGGGCGCGCCCCGGACTTCTTCCGGTCGGTGAGCGCGGTCGAGGTGCTGGGTTCCGGAGGGTACGCCCCCGGGTTCCGTTGGCGCGAAACCCTCACCGTCTTCGGGCGGAGCGAGACGCGGGAACTGACCGTGGTCGAAGTCGACCCGAACCGTCGGACGGTCCTCGAGTCCGAGGCCGCCGGCGTGCGCTATCGCATCTCGTGCGAGCTGACGCGCTCCGGGGACCACTATGAAAGCGCACCCCGAACGCTGGTCGTCTCCCGCTTCGTCGCCGATCAGCTCGCCACCGCGCCCCACATCCTCTGGCGCGTGCTCGGGTCACTGGGGGCGAAGGCCACCGAGGAGGTCCTGGCCCAGGACCTCGCCGATCTGGCGAGTGTGGTCGAGCGCGCCGACGCGGAGGACATGATCGTCATCCATCGCCTGTTCAACCGCGAGCTGACCGCCGGGCCCGATCTGGTCACCGGGGTGCCCGGAGGCGATCTCCATCGCGCAGGCATCGTCGCCGATCACCTCGAGATCGTGCTCAACACGCTCGTCGACCACCACCACGGCGAGGACCTCCTGATCTGGCCACTGCTGGCCGCCCGCACCACGATCCCGGAGGACGTGCACGACCGGGTCAGCGATCAGCACGATGCGATCCACGATCGGGTCGGGCGCGCGCGAGACCTCCTGCGCCGCTGGCGCGAACAGGCCGATTCGGGCATCCGCGACGAACTGGCCGGCCTGATCACCGAACTGGCCGACATTCTCCGCGATCACCTGGAGGACGAGGAGAACCGGATCCTGCCACTCGTCGAGCAGCATCTCACCCACGCCGAATATCTGGCCCTCGTCGAGCACGGTCACGAATCCCTGCCGAAGGACAAGGCGGCCCTGATCGTCCAGTTGGTTCTCGAGGGGGCCAACAAGCGGGAACGGGCCCTCGTGCTCGAGCGCCTCCCGCGCAGCCAGCAGCTGATGATCCGCACCGTCGGCGCCCGGCAGTATCGGCGCTATGTGCGCCGGCTTCGGGAAGCGGGCTGA
- a CDS encoding TA system VapC family ribonuclease toxin has product MIAVDTNLLVYAHREDSPHHEPALRVLTDLIAGPRQVGIPWPCLHEFLAVTTHPRIYDPPTRMSTALAAVTSLADVPAVHLLAEGPDHLQVLTRLLASERVTGPRIHDARVAAICLSAGVEALWSADRDFSWFPQLTVVNPLAT; this is encoded by the coding sequence ATGATCGCGGTTGACACCAACTTGCTGGTGTATGCCCACCGGGAAGACTCGCCCCACCATGAGCCGGCGCTGCGCGTGCTGACTGACCTGATCGCCGGGCCGCGGCAGGTCGGCATCCCGTGGCCGTGCCTGCACGAGTTTCTCGCTGTCACCACCCATCCCCGCATTTATGACCCGCCGACACGGATGTCCACGGCGCTGGCGGCAGTTACCAGCCTCGCTGATGTGCCGGCGGTCCACCTCCTGGCCGAGGGCCCGGACCACCTGCAGGTTCTGACCAGGCTCCTCGCCTCCGAACGGGTGACCGGCCCGCGCATTCACGATGCTCGCGTCGCGGCGATCTGTCTCAGCGCCGGTGTCGAGGCGTTGTGGTCGGCGGATCGCGACTTCTCCTGGTTTCCCCAGCTCACCGTGGTGAATCCGTTGGCGACCTGA